Below is a window of Desulfoplanes formicivorans DNA.
TGATCCCCTGCAGCGGGTTGCCTGGAAGGCATCCTCCCGGGGAACCGGGCTGCTGACCAAGGAGTTTGTCACCGGTTCCAGGCGTCATGTGGGCCTTTGTTGGGATGATGTAGCAGGATCGGATGAAGAACGTCTTGCAAAACTTTGCGCCATGGTTCTGGCTGCTGACAAACAAGGGGTTCCCTATTGGCTGGAACTCCCAGGGCATGTTTCGGACGTGGATCAGGGGCCGGATCACCGGCATGAGTGCCTGATGCGTCTTGCCTCGTATGGAATGGACGCAGGGGGTGAAGGATGACGATAAAAGACCTGCGGACCGATAATCTGATTCTCGTCCTGCTGGCGGTGGTTTTTGCGCCCCATGTGGTTCGGGTTCCCGTGTGGATCAGCGTGTTGTGCGGCTTGTCCTGGATGGGTGCGTTTTTCATGCGTCGCAAGGGGATGGGGTTCCTTTCCCGGCGGGTGATGGTGGGACTGGCTCTGGGGTGCACGGCCGGTGCGGCCTTGAGTTTTGCCGGCGCTCCAAGCCGTGATGCCGGGGTGGGGCTTCTTTGCCTGATGCTCGCTCTGAAACCCCTTGAGACGCGAACCCATCGGGACAGGATGGTCACGGTCCTTTTGGCCTATTTTCTGATCCTGACCAATGTTCTCTATTCCCAGTCCCTGGCCATGGCCGGTTACATGATCATGTGCGTGATTCTGGCGACCATGGTGCAGATGAGGATCAACCATGTGGAAGGGCAGACCCGAGAACATCTCAAAAAAACCTGTGTGCTCCTTGGGCAGGCCCTGCCTCTGGCCCTGGTGCTTTTTGTGCTGTTCCCCCGCCTTTCAGGAAGTTTGTGGGGGGTCAGAACGCCGCAGACAACCGGGGTGACCGGTCTTTCCGATGTGATGGAGCCCGGGCGGATCAGTTCTTTGGCCCGGGACCGGGGCGTTGCCTTCCGGGTCCGTTTTGAGGGCGATCTCATGCCCTCCAGGGGTTCCCTGTACTGGAGAGTGCTTGTGCTTTCCCGGTTTGATGGCCGAAGCTGGACGCAGGGCCAGGCCGTTCCCGGACCAGGCCGGGCAGGGGATCTGGTAGCAGACACCATGGTCCGGTACACGATCACGGCCGAACCATCGGATCAGAAATGGATGTACGCCCTTGATTTTCCTTTGAAAGCACCCCCGGGCGTGGTCCTGACGCAGGATCTGACCCTGAAGGCGCCAGCAAAGATTGCAACGCGGTTGCGGTATTCCCTTGTCTCATGTCCGGACTGCCCGAATCGGGTGACCGGCGATGTGGATGCACTGCTTGATCTGCCTGCATTTGGGGGAGAACAGGCCCGGGATCTGGCACGGTCATGGAGAACAACCGGTGACACTGATCGTGAGATCGTGGACAAGGCCCTGGATTATTTGGGAACCAACGGATTTTTCTACACATTGAATCCGCCCCTTCTGGCCACGGATGATCCCGTGGATGATTTTCTGTTCAACGTGCGCAAGGGATATTGTGAGCACTTTGCCTCGGCCTTCTCCTTTCTGATGCGTGCGGCAGGTATCCCGGCAAGGGTTGTGGTGGGGTATCAGGGGGGAGAACCCAATCCCGTGGGAGAGTATCTCATTGTCCGCCAGTCCGATGCCCATGCCTGGTCCGAGGTCTGGCTGGAGGATGCAGGCTGGACCCGCATTGATCCCACGGCAGTGGTTTCTCCCTTGCGTATTGAGCAGGGTGCTCAGGCCCTGGTCGGCCGGGCGGGGGACACCCTGTTCGGGACGCCGACCCTGGGAGCCCTTGGCCGGGTCTGGAATCATGTGCGCCTCAACTGGGATGCCCTGAACAATGTCTGGAACCAGTGGGTCCTTGACTACAGCGCTGCGCGGCAGAGCCGCCTGTTCCAATTGCTGGGCCTTGTCCGGTCCTGGAAGGGAATACCCATGGGCATTCTGCTGAGCGTGGCGGCCCTGTTCGGGTTCGGAGCGGGATTGTTCCTTTATCTGGCAAGGCCTGTGCGCCGGGACCAGGACAGGGTTGCCGTGATCTATGAACGTTTTTTGAAGAAGACATCGGCGTGGCCCAATGAAGGGGGATTGCCTCCCGTGTCATACATGACGGAGCTCATGCACAGGAATCCGGACCGCAGCCGGGAAATTGGCGCCATCAGGGATCTGTACGTGGCATTGCGTTATGCTCCTCCTGAGAAGAGGCAAAAGGATCAAGTGCATGCCTTCGGAAAAAAGGTAAGTGAGTTCAAACGGTTGAAACGAAACAATTGAGATAGTCCTTTTCCTGCACCGGCAGGGAGTCAGGGCTTAATAGATTTTGCGTTTGGAAAATCCCTTGCCAATGACGTTCAAGGTGTTTTCAAGGATGACAAAGGCATGGGCATCCACCGAGAAGACAATCTCCTCAAGGGCCTTGATCTGGAGCGTATTGACCACGGTCATGATGATTTTTTTGGGGGCGTGGGAATAGGCCCCGCGGCCGTAGAGAATGGTCGCTCCCCGGCGGAGATGATTGTTGACCTGTTTGACGATTTCATCGGGTTTTGACGAAATGATGAGAATCAGCTTGCGCTGGTTGAACAGACTGAGAATGTAGTCCGTGACCTGGGCCGAGATGAATACCGCGGTGAGGGAGTAGAGCACCTTGTCGGTATCCAGGGTGGCAAAGGCCGCTGCAAACACCAGGGCATTGGCCATGAATCCGATCTGGCCGATGCGAAGTCCGAATTTCTGGTTCAGCCAGATGGCAATGATATCCGTTCCGCCCGTGGATCCCAGGGACCGGAAGCAGATGCCAAGGCCCACGCCCGCCACGCATCCAAAGGACAGGGCGGCCAGAAAGGCGTCATGGATGGGCATGGTGATGTGAACGATCTCCAGAAGAACGGAGACCATGATGGCCCCGTACATGCTGTACCAAAAGAACCTTCGGCTGATGGTGAAATATCCCAGGGCAAAGATGGGGATGTTGAAGATAAACAGCCAGATGCCCGGTGTGATCACGGGAAACAGATAGTACAGCAGGATGCCGAGCCCGGAAAACCCACCGGTCACAAATCCGTGCGGGATGGCAATTCCATTGATTGCTGTGGCCAGCAACAGGGCGCCAAGGGTGAGCAAAAAAAGATTCCATGGAATGGAATAGCTTATGTCCCTGTAAGAGGTTCCTGTGAAAGGTATGTGTGGCATGGTTTGCATAGCGGTCTACCTGCAAGGAAAAAGTGGTTTTGAAATGGCGCGGCACGTTGCCGGAGGGCGCTGCTCGCACCAACCCGGGTTCTTGTCAACAAGAATTTACGGGCAGGGGCGTGAAGGCAACCCTCCCCCTGCACAGGCAGGAGATACATGATCCTCAGGATGTCGAGGCCATATGTTCCTGGACATGTTTCATATAAACCCTTTGAAGATGTGAGGACCGTGTTGCCATGTAAAAAGCCCCGCCACAAGACGGGGCTTTTTACATGAAGAACGGGACAGGAATCTTCCGGCAGAGCATGGATTTGCTAGAAGCCCATGTCCTCGTTGATCAGGACCACCTTGATCCGTTTGGGGGGGAAGGATTTTTCCGTGATGGTCCAGGTGTTACAGATGCGGTCCGGACTTTTGCATTCCTGGCAAAAGGACGTCTTGGCGCACGGTGTCTTCTTGGCAAGGCGCATGGCATTGACCGGGGCCACATAGTTCTTGATCCGGTACATGGCTTCGTCCACATCGGTGACGATTTTGTTTCTGCCGGACAGAACAATCACGTTGGTGGGACCAAAGGTGAGGGCGCCCACACGGTTGCCGATCATGTCCAGGTTGACCAGCTTGCCGTCCAGGGTGATGGCGTTGGTGCCGGTGAAAAAGAGGTCCGCAAGCAGGGCCTGGCGGCGACGTTCATAAGCGTCCTCCTTGGACAGGTTTTTGGCGTAGGTGTCGATGATCTCCAGATCATCCCGGTCCTTGAGGGATTCATACAGACCGGTGTCTTTGAACGTCATGGACCCGCCCCAGGAGAGGACCTTTGCCCCGGTTCGGGGGAGGATGGTTTCAATGACCAGGGTTTGGGCCTCCTTGGCCGTGGCAGCGGTGAAGACCTCGAAATTGTTTTTTTCCAGGGCCTCGGCCGTATCCTGCAGGCGCAGGCTCCAGAAGGTGTCGATGGGATTGTGCATGGTTGAACTCCGTTATTGTAAGTTCGAAAGGTTAATGTTTACGGGTTGAGGGGACGCGGTGCACAGGGAACAACCTGTTGCCGCCCGGACGTGTCGTTATGTTCGGTTGTCGTCGGGGGATATGTGGCGTTTATTTTTCCATCCAGATGATGGATGCCTGTCTGCCGCAAACCTTGTTTCTTCGGTAGGAAAAGAACCATTGGGACATGGAGTGGGTGCACAGGTCAAGACCGAAAATGTTGCTGGGCAGCAGGCCTGCCTCAAGGAGTTGATGACGGGTGAGCTGCCAGAGATTCATTGTTTGGGTTGCGGGATCAAAATACCTGGAAAAGGCCTGACCCCACTCCGTGGAAAATTTGGTGAACTCGCTGGCCGCCGGGGAAAGGCTGGGTCCGCGGACGGCCAGAATTTCCCGGGGTTCGAGCCCGTAGGCATTGCAAAAGGCGACCACAGCTTTGCAGGGGAAGTTCTGGCGATTGCCCTTCCATCCACAATGGATGGCAGCAATGTATTTTCCGGAAGTATGGGCCAAGAGGATGGGCTGGCAATCGGCCGTCTTGATGACCAAGCCCACGCGGGGTTCCCGGGTGGCGAGGCCATCGCCGGGTTGTTCCGTCCCCTGGATGACGTCATCCAAGGGATCAATGACCATGTCGCAGCCGTGCACCTGCCTGAGTTCGCACCACCGGGTAAAGCCCAGTTCCCGGCGAAGACGGTGGCGGTTGGCAAGAACCCTTTCTTGTTTGTCACCCACTTCAAAAGAGATGTTGCTTTCCGCAAAAGGACCTGTACTGGCGCCCTGCATCCGGGTGCCAAAGGCGCAGCGAATGAAGGGGAGATGGGGAAAGGTAAAGGGAATGTAGGGGATCATGGCGTTACTTGTGGTTTATGATATTTGTAGAATAAAATTCGCAGAACATGGGAGAGTACGCAGTGCATAGTATAGTACACAGTGCACAGTACGCAGTTCGCAGAGTAGAATCCATTGCTCCAATCCAATACGAATATTCAATTTTTGGGTATGCAAAACATCAGAAGCGTTTAAACATATCTGTTTGACTCAACACCACAAAGCAAACAACAGACCTCCTCAATTTCAAGAGGAAGTATCAGATTAAATAGAAACTACTTCAAAACAAAATACTCTGTGCACTGTGTACTGCGCACTGTGTGCTCATTGAGCACAGTGTTTATTCTGTGATACCCTCATCTTCCGTCACAACCATATCCACCGGCTTGTCCCACGGGTCATGGGGGAGCTGGTCCATGATCTGGCAGGCAAAGGCCAGACCGATGATCAAAGCTTTGTCCATGGGGTGGCGGGCAAAAAATCGGTCGTAGTAGCCGCCTCCGTAGCCGATGCGAAAGCCGTGTCGGTCAAATCCCACGCCCGGCACAAGGACGATGTCGGCACTGGGTTCGCGCATGAGCAGACATTGGTCCGGGTCGGGTTCCGGGATGTTGTAGGCCCCGGGGACCAGTTGATCCTTGTTCCTGACCTGGAAAAAATCCATACACCCGGGTTCTTGTTTGCGACAGCAGGGCAAGAACACCTGCACATGGCGACGCATGCAATCCTCGAAAAAGGGCCAGGTATCCACCTCGCCGTTGACCGGAAGATACAGGAGCATGGACCTGGCATGCTGCCATGCCTCAAGGCGGGTGATCCTGCGGAGGATGCGTTCGTTGGCCGCTAACCTGGCATCTCTGGACATGGCCTTGCGGCATTGAAGAAGTCGGGAACGGATGGTTGATTTGTCCATGGCAAGTGGCGTAAGGGATCAATGGTTGGCATGTCTGACTGCCCTGGTGGCTGGTCCGTGGCGGACATGGAGATTCGTCAGGCGAGCATTCCTGTCCGGTCAGTCGGCAGAGCATGATGGTGAACTGAAAAAACAACAACGCATGTGAATATGGACAAGGGACGACCATATGCGCGGACACAAAGGAGCAAGTCCATGGATACCGGGAAAATTTGGATCGCCCTGGGCGACATTCACGAAAATCTGACGTACCTGCCCGGGATCTCCCAGCTTGACAGAGCCCAGCATGTCCTGATCTCGGGGGATCTTACCAATTGTGGAGACAGAAGAAAAGCCGCAGGGATCATCAACAAAATCAAGGAGTACAACCTCCGTGTGCTGGCCCAGATCGGAAATATGGACCTGGCCGATGTGGATCGGTTTTTCACGGAACAGGGGATAAATACCCATGGGCGGGCCGTGGACCTGGGATACGGTGTCTGGCTCATCGGTCTGGGGTATTCCCTGCCCACGCCCTTTCATACTCCGTCTGAACAAACAGAAGAGGTCTTCAAGGAGTGGCTGGATCAGGCCCATGCCTCCTGTGGCGAGTACGAGCATCTGATCCTCATGTCCCATAATCCGCCCATGGACACGGCCACGGACAAAATCACCTCCGGAATGCATGTGGGCAGCCGATCGGTTCGGGATTTTATTGCACGGGTGCAGCCTGATGTCTGCATAACCGGGCACATCCATGAATCCAGGGGCATGGATCGTATTGGTGATACCGTCATTGTCAATCCGGGAAGTTTTGCCGCTGGCGGGTATGTGCTTGTGGAAAAGCATGAGGGGGACATGCAGGTTCGATTGGAACAGGCTGTCCAGCAAACAGAATAACCAGCAGGAGCACCATGAAACTGTATTCGTGGAATGTGAACGGAATCAGGGCGGCCATGAAAAAGGGGTTCTGGGATTGGTTTCGCCAGGCCGACGCCGATGTGGTGGGCATTCAGGAAACCAAGGCCAGGGAAGATCAGCTTGAGCCCCAGGAGCGATCCCCTGAAGGGTATGATGCCATCTGGAATGCCTCCAAGGTCAAGAAAGGGTATTCGGGCACGGCCTGTCTGTACCGCATCAAGCCCCTTTCGGTGAGCACCGGGTTTCCGGATGGCAGCTTCAAGGGAGAAGGGCGGCTCATTCTCCTTGAATATCCCGGATTCTATCTTTTTAACATCTATTTTCCCAACGGGCAGTCCAGTGAGGAGCGTCTGGAGTTCAAAATGGGCTATTACGACGCCTTTCTCGCCTATGCCCAGGAACTGAGGAAGACCAAGCCCATTGTGGTGTTCGGAGATTTCAACACCGCCCACAAGGAGATTGACCTGAAAAATCCCAAGGCCAACGCCAAACGGTCCGGGTTTCTTCCTTGCGAGCGGGCCTGGATCGATCGGTTCATCCAGCACGGGTATGTGGATACCTTTCGCATGTTCAACCAGGAGCCGGGGCATTATTCGTGGTGGAGCTACCGGTTCAATGCCCGCAAGAACAATGCAGGATGGCGGATTGATTACTTTTTCGTGTCCGAGGAACTGCGGGACAAGGTCAAGAGGGCCTGGATCGAACCCCAGGTCATGGGGTCGGACCATTGTCCCATTGGTCTGGAGTTGGACGTGACCTAGGTATATACTTTTTCTTCATGCGTGGCTGGTCCATGGTGCGGTTGCATCATGGACCTTTTTTTGGCTCGAACGGCAGGAAAAAGCTCCCGGTCACCCAGGGGCCATCAGGACATCCACTGCAGCAGGAAAAAAAGCATGGTGCCCAGAAACGCAAACAGCAAACAGGGAGGCACCAGCCTTCTCCAGGTGGCGGCCAGTTCGGTATGAAAGAACTGGCAGGTAAGGATGAAACAGATGTGGATGGGGGAGATCATCACCCCGGTGAATCCGGCAAAGGAGGCCAGGACGATATAGGGAATCATCTGGCCTTGCATGCCAAGGGTGTTTAAAAGCCCCAGAAGAAGGGGAAAGGTCGAGCCCACAAAGGCCACGTTGATGCCGGCAATGGCCCCGACCAGAAAGGGGAGAAAGACTGATGCCGCGAACAGGGCCGCATCTCCGCCGGCGGCCCGGGCCATGGCCTCGACAACCTGCGCGGCTTCCATGATTTCCTTGAAGATGAAGACCGAGGCCACCACCAGGAGCATGTCCCGAAGGCTTTTCTTGGTCAGGACCTGGATGAGGAAGGCCCGGCCGAGATGGTTCTGGACCATGATGCATGCCACGGATGCAATGAGGGCGGTGATCACGCCCAGCTCAAAGGGTACCTTCGGAGCCATGATGGGGATGAGACTTTCAAGGCCCACAGCGCCGACAATGGCTACCAGAAGCGGAAGCCCCTGTACAAGGACCCTGCTCGGTGAGCGGTGTGTGTCCCGGGCAAAGGAGGAATGGGCATCCACCTTGAGAACGCCCGGGCGCAAAAAGAAGATCCATCCCGCACCAAGCATGAATATAATGGCCGGCCAGGTGCGGGAAATCAGGGCGCCAATGGGGATGTCCGCCAGGGCCACGGTCAGGATGACTCCCGGATACAGGGGCCACCCAAGCTCCCAGATGTGGCGGAACCAGTAGTTGATCAGGGCCTTGTCCCGGCTGGAAATATGCAGATCCTCGGACACGGTTCCCACCATGGGGGCGGAGAAAACAGCCCCGCCGGGCATGGGCAAAAGGCCGATAAGGGCGGGAAAGAAGATCAGTCGAAGCCGTGGGCTGGTCAGATAGCCGGCAAGAGCATCCATGAGCCGTTTGGACTGGCCGGAACGTTCCAGTGCGTCCGAGAGCATGAGGATCAGACCGACAATGGCCACCAGAAAGAGAAATTTGTCTCCCACAAGGGCCCTGGCTCCTGCCTGGCCGATGGTCATGGGAGCGATCCCGAAGAGAAGCCCCAGGACGATCCCTCCGGTCAGGATGGATACTCCCAGGGACAGTTTGAAGCGCATGCCGGCCAGCATGACGGCAAATGCAAGCAGAACCTTGGCAAAGGGGATGATGGGGGCGATTGTGTCCATGTTTTTCCCGGTTTTGTGGTGAACAAGACAGGACGAGGTATCCCTTTTGGAAGCAAAAGAAAATATCCAAAAACAGGCAACATGGTCCGAATTGGGGAAAGATACGGGTATGTGTTCCCGGGAAAGCGGGCATGTTGCCTGTTTTTCGGGTTGTTTTCCGAAAGGATCCCGATCCTGAACCGGGCAGCCGGGCGTCCACGCTTTTGGGAACGCCATTCTCCCTGCTAGGTGATGATGTGGCGAACCCCGCAGCAGTCCTTGTCCCCATGGCCCGCCGCACTGGCCTCTTGAAACATGTTCAGGACCGTTTTCATGGTCGGGATGTCCATGGACCATGAATCAGCCATTTCGCATCCCAGGCGGACATCTTTGAGGGCCAGGTCCAGGCCGAATCGACTTCTGTCATCCTCTGCCGCGATCCAGGGTCCGCGCACATCCAGCTGAAAGCTTCGGGCTCCGGTATCCTGGAGCAGTTCAATGGCTTTCTCCATGTCCAGGCCCGCCTTGTGCAGCACCTGCAGTCCCTCGCACAGGACCACCAGATTGGCCATGCCGATCATGTTGCTCACAAGTTTGATGGCGCAGGCCGCATCCACGGTTCCCAGGTAGTGGACCGGAGAGCCCATGACCGGCCACAGGGCAGCAAGACGTTCAAAGCACGCCTTGCTGCCGCCTATGAACATGGGTTCCTGGGCTTTTGCCGCATGGTCAGGCGTTTTTCCCAGGGTGCATTGTAAAAATTCGATTTCCTGCCGGAGGGCTGCTGCTTCCAGCCGGTGGGAGGTACCGGGATCAATAGTGCTCATGTCAATATATATGGATCCGGGGGCCATGCTGGCCAACAAGCCCTTGGGACCCGTCATGACGGTTTCCACGTCCCGTGGCAGGGGAAGGCAGGTGAGCACCACCTCACACGGGGCCAGGTCCCGGAGATTGCGGGTTCTGGACGCCGAAGGGGCGGCAGGTGGGGTGGAATGATCTCGTCTTTGAAATATGATCACGTCATGGCCGGCTCTGGCAAGATTGCCGGCAATGGGTCCTCCCATTTTGCCTGTTCCGATGCATCCTATGCGCATTGCTCCTTCCTCCTGGTTTGTCTGCGAATGTTCCTTGAAGTGGGGTGATTGGTGGGAGCAGGTAAGCAAGGCGGGTGCCATGAAGATGGGGCTTCCTGATGTCTGTCATTCATGTCGGGCATCTTTTTTGCTTGGCCGTTTCCCCTGGCGCTCGTTCCCCTGTTGGCCACGCGATTCAAGGCCCTGCGGGAGAATTCCCCTTTTTTGCAGAACACTAGAAGGAGCTTGACATGAAGGTCATTGATTTTCGCTTCCGTCCCAATACCCAGGCCACCATTGACGGTTTCACGAACAGTACCATGTTCAAGGGAATGTTCGAAAAGATCGATCTCTCGCACATGAAGGCGCAGACCGTGCCCGAAGTTGTGGAAGATCTGAAGAAGCACAATGTGGTCAAGGCCGTGATTACCGGCCGTGATTGTGAGTCCACCTATGATGCCGCATCCAATAACGCGGGCGTGGTCGACTTTGTTCAGAGTTTTCCGGAGATATTTCTCGGGTTTGTGGGCCTTGACCCCCACAAGGGCATGAAGGCCGTTGGCGAACTTCAGGAGAGCGTGGAATCCTTGGGCATGCACGGCGCTTCCATTGATCCCTATCTGGCCAGGATTCCTGCCAATGATGCCAGATATTATCCCCTGTATGCCAAGTGCTGCGAGCTGGGCGTACCCATGGTCATTTCCACAGGTCCTGCCACCCTGGTGCCCAATGCGGTTATGGAACATGCCGCACCCCGGTATATTGATTATGTGGCCCGTGATTTTCCGGATCTCAAAATCATCATCAGCCATGGCGGCTACCCCTGGGTCAACGAGGCCATTATTGTTACCGAACGAAATCGCAACGTGTACATGGAACTTTCCGAGTACGAACACCATCCGGGAGCCGAGGCCTATGTCCAGGCGGCCAACACGATCATTCCGGACAAGATCCTCTTTGCCAGTGCCCATCCGGGCGTGGATTTCAGGCAGGCCATGAATCTGTATAACGAACTCCCCTTTGCCGCCAATGTGCGCGAGAATATCATGTACAACAATGCAGCCAGGGTTCTGGGGCTCTGATTCCAGCAATAATGATTCCCCGAGGCGAGCATTCGTCATTGTCAGGCCGGGAGCTCATGGGAGTTCCCGGTTTTTTGTTGTCCTGACGGCTGCAGGCATGCTGTTGTCAGAAACCGGTGCGGCCTTGGGCCGCGTACGTGCTGCAACCCATGGGAAAAACAGACCGGATTTCGGGACATCCCCGCGTCCGCATGGTCATCTTTGCCCGCAGGTACGGGGTGTGACGGGAGTAAAAATTTTGATATTCCCTTTATTTCAGGTGGGATATGGCGTTATGTCTCCAGGATGTGAAATGTGTTGCGCTCTGGCCGCGAACCCCTTAAGGCTACATGCTCGTTGCATAGGGGCAACGGGCTGTGCGCAAATGCAATGCTTTTCGGGGTGCGCGAATGCGTGACAGGGCTGGGCATGCGTATGATTCCCGGATTTGTGTTGCATGGGTGCACGGATGTTCGTGGTTGAATGCACGGTTTGGGGGCCCATCTTTCCCCGGATCAATCACGATCTTGCGTTTTTTTTCTCAATCTCCCGGCAATGCAAGTACTTGTCGTGCTGGCATTTGTCTTGCTAGCTCGCCAGACATTGTTTTGATATGTTGCAAATTTCACAAGAAATGAGCTCCATTTGCAAGACTTCACGTACAGCCACGTATCCGCAAAGCACAAGATGGTATCGACGCCTTGATGATGCGGTCTGGTTGTACCCTGTCCCGTACGAGCCGCTGGGCCTTGAGGCGGGAATGTAGCACTCATGACATCGTGCATGGCTTCCATGCCATGGGCGCCAAATTCCGGGGCTGTCTGAACGACCGACAGGTTCCGGAATAGCAACCACCTTTTTACCTGGAGAGCAGAGATGAAAAAAGCATGGGTCCTGTTTGTAGCAGCGCTGTTGATGACTGCCACGTCCGCGTTTGCTGCAGGATACAAGAAAACGATGATTATGGCCGCAACTGCCAATCCAACCGGTAGCCTGCACGCCGTGGCTCTGGAAAAATTCAAGGAAATTATCGAAAGGGAATCCGGTGGCGATATCCGGGTCAATCTGTTTTTGGGCGGTTCCATGGGCAGCGAGCAGGCCAATGTCAAGCAGCTCAGAAACGGCGAGATCCATGCGGCTGTTCTGGCCAACGGCAACCTGACTCCTTTTGCCCCGGCAGCGACCATTGCCATTTTGCCCTACCTTTTCCCCAAAAACGACGATGCCTATGCCTTGCTGGGCAATGAGCAGTTCGTGGCCGATCTGGGTGACGTGGTGGCCACCCAGAGCCAGACCCGTCCCCTGGGCTGGCTCATTGGCGGATACCGCGTGCTGACCAATTCCCAAAAGCCCATTACCACCATTGACGATCTTCAGGGACTCAAGATCCGTGTTCCCAAGGTTCGCATTCAGCTTGATTCGTTTCGTTCCTGGGGCGTGGAGCCCCACCCCCTGGCCTGGTCCGAGACCTTCAATGCCCTGCAGCAGGGTGTTGCCGATGGTCAGGAAAATCCCCATTCCATCAACCAGGACCAGAAGTTCTGGGAGGTCCAGAAGTACATCACGGATCTGCATTACATGCTTTGGGTCGGTCCCTTGCTGGTTTCCGACAAATGGTTCCAGAGACTGCCCGAGAATACCAAGGCCCTGGTGCAGAAGGCTGCTACCGAGGCCTGTGAATACGAGTGGGAATGGGTTGCCGAGCAGAATCAGAAGGCCCTGGACAATTGTCTCAAGCACGGCATGGTCTTTGACAAACTCGCTGATGAGGAAGTTTGGATGAGCAAGGCCCGCGGCTTGTGGCCGGACTATTACGAGGCCGTGGGTGGCAAGGAAAGAATTGACAGGGCCCTGGAGATCATGGGCCAGGAATAGGATATTATCTTGGACGGGTGGGCACGGCCCACCCGCAATTTTCTACCCGGTATCGAGTATGAATATGGTCAAAAAGTTTTTTACGCATTTTGAAGAAAACGTGTGTATCCTGTTTCTGGGGACCATGGTCATGGCCCTTACCCTGCAAGTGTTCATGCGTTTCGTTCTCAGTTCGTCTCTGGCCTGGACCGAAGAACTGTCCCGTTACAGCTTTATCTGGTCCGTTTACATGGGTGGAGTGCTGGCGGTCAAACACGGCCAACACGTCCGGATCACGGCCCAGTTTCTGCTTCTTCCTCCCAAGGTCAGGGTCCTTATTCGCGTTTTCACGGATCTTTTGTGGATGGCAGCCAACTTTTTCATCGCCTATCAGTCCGGTCTGGTTCTTCAGGACGCTTTTGCCTTTCCCGAGGTTTCCCCCACCCTGGGCATTGTCAAAGGGTATGTGGAGGCTATGCTTCCGGCCAGCTTCCTGCTCATGAATGTGCGTCTGGTCATGCAGTACTGGGATCTGCTCAAAAACAATGATCTGATGAGCCTGGCACAAATCGGTGGAGGTGAGGCATAATGGAAACGCTTCCCC
It encodes the following:
- a CDS encoding DUF401 family protein — protein: MDTIAPIIPFAKVLLAFAVMLAGMRFKLSLGVSILTGGIVLGLLFGIAPMTIGQAGARALVGDKFLFLVAIVGLILMLSDALERSGQSKRLMDALAGYLTSPRLRLIFFPALIGLLPMPGGAVFSAPMVGTVSEDLHISSRDKALINYWFRHIWELGWPLYPGVILTVALADIPIGALISRTWPAIIFMLGAGWIFFLRPGVLKVDAHSSFARDTHRSPSRVLVQGLPLLVAIVGAVGLESLIPIMAPKVPFELGVITALIASVACIMVQNHLGRAFLIQVLTKKSLRDMLLVVASVFIFKEIMEAAQVVEAMARAAGGDAALFAASVFLPFLVGAIAGINVAFVGSTFPLLLGLLNTLGMQGQMIPYIVLASFAGFTGVMISPIHICFILTCQFFHTELAATWRRLVPPCLLFAFLGTMLFFLLQWMS
- a CDS encoding NAD(P)-dependent oxidoreductase translates to MRIGCIGTGKMGGPIAGNLARAGHDVIIFQRRDHSTPPAAPSASRTRNLRDLAPCEVVLTCLPLPRDVETVMTGPKGLLASMAPGSIYIDMSTIDPGTSHRLEAAALRQEIEFLQCTLGKTPDHAAKAQEPMFIGGSKACFERLAALWPVMGSPVHYLGTVDAACAIKLVSNMIGMANLVVLCEGLQVLHKAGLDMEKAIELLQDTGARSFQLDVRGPWIAAEDDRSRFGLDLALKDVRLGCEMADSWSMDIPTMKTVLNMFQEASAAGHGDKDCCGVRHIIT
- a CDS encoding amidohydrolase family protein, with translation MKVIDFRFRPNTQATIDGFTNSTMFKGMFEKIDLSHMKAQTVPEVVEDLKKHNVVKAVITGRDCESTYDAASNNAGVVDFVQSFPEIFLGFVGLDPHKGMKAVGELQESVESLGMHGASIDPYLARIPANDARYYPLYAKCCELGVPMVISTGPATLVPNAVMEHAAPRYIDYVARDFPDLKIIISHGGYPWVNEAIIVTERNRNVYMELSEYEHHPGAEAYVQAANTIIPDKILFASAHPGVDFRQAMNLYNELPFAANVRENIMYNNAARVLGL
- a CDS encoding TRAP transporter substrate-binding protein, with product MKKAWVLFVAALLMTATSAFAAGYKKTMIMAATANPTGSLHAVALEKFKEIIERESGGDIRVNLFLGGSMGSEQANVKQLRNGEIHAAVLANGNLTPFAPAATIAILPYLFPKNDDAYALLGNEQFVADLGDVVATQSQTRPLGWLIGGYRVLTNSQKPITTIDDLQGLKIRVPKVRIQLDSFRSWGVEPHPLAWSETFNALQQGVADGQENPHSINQDQKFWEVQKYITDLHYMLWVGPLLVSDKWFQRLPENTKALVQKAATEACEYEWEWVAEQNQKALDNCLKHGMVFDKLADEEVWMSKARGLWPDYYEAVGGKERIDRALEIMGQE
- a CDS encoding TRAP transporter small permease, with translation MNMVKKFFTHFEENVCILFLGTMVMALTLQVFMRFVLSSSLAWTEELSRYSFIWSVYMGGVLAVKHGQHVRITAQFLLLPPKVRVLIRVFTDLLWMAANFFIAYQSGLVLQDAFAFPEVSPTLGIVKGYVEAMLPASFLLMNVRLVMQYWDLLKNNDLMSLAQIGGGEA